The stretch of DNA CTTGTCCACCATTGTATCAGCTACTAAAGTGTAGTTAATAGAGGCTGGAGATAGTTCTAACGACAAGTTTAATCGCTTATATTTATCTTTAGGTGATATGTTTTCTGTAGTGTATCGCATACCAATACCCGAATTGACAACTAAAGGAGAAAATAAAGATCTTACTCTTGATTCACTGTTTACAGGATAACCTCTGAATATTGGTGTTTCTACCTTTAAGTTGACATTGTATGACCATTTTTTAAATGCAGTTATTCCAAAAAGACTACTGTTTCTTACATAATCTTCAATGATACTAATTTTATGGAATTTGTCGGCAGGTGTTCTCTGAACATTTAAACGCCATTCGAAAGTGTTTTCAAAACTAGTCTTGTTTTTCTTATACTTTACATTCAGCTTGTGATAATTAATTATGCTAAAGTTGCTATTCCCTCCATTGTACCAATTGTCTGAAAGCTCATTCTGATTTATCTGCAATGAATGTTCTCCTGTTCTGATCCAATACACCGGTTTTATTCGTATTTTCTCTACTTCCGGTTTATTGATGCCTATCGGATCATCAGTTGTAAGTAAATCTTGGAATATACTCTTTTTCTCGACTATAGTCTCCTTTAAGAGAGGAATGTTTTTAAAATGAAACGCATTCAATTTAATCCTTTGAGGATTATTCATGTAGTATTGTCTTCTTTCAGCCTCTATCTCCTTAATCCGTGCAAGTTTAGGGGCAAATGTACTATCCGGAGATATCAAATGAAACTCGCTTGTAGTATCATTTTCTGATTTTTTTGATAAGAAGTCCATGTCTGATGGTAGTATCTTTCCATCAAAAACAACAGGTAAGAATACCGGATCAAAAATCACCGTATCTCTAAATGATACATGATCATCAAATGGCATCCAATCATTTTTTAGAATAAGCAGTCCTTTTTCATCTCTTAAAGGTTGCAGATTACTCGCATTTAATCCTTTTGCATAAGCAGAGTCGATTCTTAACGGAGCCGAAAATCCTTTGGTTGTATCTCGTGTTGAAATCTTCTTGAGTTGCCTGTCTATATTTGTTATATCTTTCAAAATACTATCTTTCTGTTGTCTTACAAGACCTGTATTCTGTGCATTTACAGATGTAGAAAATATAAACAAACATATAATAAAACAGAGGTAGACTTTATTTACTCTCATTTTACTTATCTTTTTCAGAGAAAGTTATCCTTAATAATTTTCATTTTATAAGATGCAAATTTAGTAATTAAATCCTATATTTAATGCTTTATTATCCCGGTAGATAATAAAAAGATTCAATTTAGTGAATTAATTGTTAAATACTTAACCTTATTGTATAATTATGGACTTAAATAGATTAAGCCCATAATTATCAAGTATTTAAATGTTTACCACATCAATACAATATAAAATGTTTTATCCTTATAAGGACGAAGTTGAGTATTAAAATCTGAATATGTAAGATAAAATCCTACTCCACCCGGATAAAAGTCGAAATCAGCAGTTTCTGTCCATAAAAATTCACCCTTATCATCTTTTCCCCCTAGATGTAAAACATAAGGAAGTCCATTTTTGACACCTTTAGCGGTTTCAATATAACCGATTACAGCTCCTTCTTTATAAATGAAGTCACTTAATTCTTTTAGTGGTTTGTCTACAAAGAAATGAGAATTAAGTTCTCCCGGCTTTCCCACTAGTTCCCATTCGTCGGGCTTTATCGTAAATGATGTTACGTACCAGTTTGTACCATAACCATCCTTTCCATCGATACCATCCTTTCCATTCAATCCACTTTGTCCGGTAGGACCCATTGGACCCTCAGGTCCTTCGCATGATGAAAATAAAGAAAGTGTAATAGCTGAGATTAACAATAAAAATAACTTTTTCATAATGATATAATTTAAAATATAAGTAATGTTTTAACGTCTGCTTCGTTCTTGCTCTTGTCTTTCTTGAGCTTCCCTTTGACGGCGAGATTCTGTTTCTCTTCGTTCTTGCTCTTGTCTTTCCTGAGCTTCCCTTTGACGGCGAGATTCTGTTTCTCTTCGTTCTTGCTCTTGTCTTTCCTGAGCTTCCCGTTGACGACGAGATTCAGATTCTCTTCGTTCTTGTTCTTGTCTTTCCTGAGCTTCCCTTTGACGACGAGATTCAGTTTCTCTTCGTTCTTGCTCTTGCCTTTCCTGAGCTTCCCTTTGACGGCGAGATTCAGTTTCTCTTCGTTCTTGCTCTTGCCTTTCCTGAGCTTCCCTTTGACGGCGAGATTCAGTTTCTCTTCGTTCTTGCTCTTGCCTTTCCTGAGCTTCCCTTTGACGGCGAGATTCAGTTTCTCTTCGTTCTTGTTCCTGCCTTTCCTGAGCTTCCCGTTGACGGCGAGATTCTGTTTCTCTTCGTTCTTGTTCCTGCCTTTCTTGAGCTTCCCTTTGGCGACGAGATTCAGTTTCTCTTCTTTCTTGCTCTTGCCTTTCCTGCGCTTCCCTTTGACGACGAGATTCTGCTTCTCTGCGTTCTCTTTCAGTATTTATATTCTCTTTGCCAGAAACTGATTCAGGTAGAGGTCTTATAGATGGAGCTGTTGGCCTCTCTGAGATTTCTGGTCTCGGACGTTCTGTCGGACGAGAAGATTCCGGACGTTCAGGTCTGTTAATCGGATAGCGATCCGGA from Dysgonomonas mossii encodes:
- a CDS encoding DUF3078 domain-containing protein is translated as MRVNKVYLCFIICLFIFSTSVNAQNTGLVRQQKDSILKDITNIDRQLKKISTRDTTKGFSAPLRIDSAYAKGLNASNLQPLRDEKGLLILKNDWMPFDDHVSFRDTVIFDPVFLPVVFDGKILPSDMDFLSKKSENDTTSEFHLISPDSTFAPKLARIKEIEAERRQYYMNNPQRIKLNAFHFKNIPLLKETIVEKKSIFQDLLTTDDPIGINKPEVEKIRIKPVYWIRTGEHSLQINQNELSDNWYNGGNSNFSIINYHKLNVKYKKNKTSFENTFEWRLNVQRTPADKFHKISIIEDYVRNSSLFGITAFKKWSYNVNLKVETPIFRGYPVNSESRVRSLFSPLVVNSGIGMRYTTENISPKDKYKRLNLSLELSPASINYTLVADTMVDKSRYGVDEGKKSKLDLGSTVKADISYSFNRYNKFTSRIMYFTNYEKILFECENKYTMNLNRFLSTSIYFYLRYDDGVPPTKKGDWGYFQYNEMVGFGLTYTW